From a region of the Cyclopterus lumpus isolate fCycLum1 chromosome 5, fCycLum1.pri, whole genome shotgun sequence genome:
- the mych gene encoding myelocytomatosis oncogene homolog, giving the protein MLQSFSQSQDWLYTEPLLFDDEFCQSLMKDLQSLPTPPQSPPMKTGLAGGKPLSKEDQLSYVSDILLEDHDMQLNWNCDFFHSAAAAASAGGEKEGEPGLRCSPLESDEDCLWQCLAGDKNLEEKLVSTMLGSSPLLSDINTSIFEEIAGSTLDCQNLMEAQEASEATSDYGSTGGELSTYSSSDSEEEIDVVTVVRCSSSPSPRPSLSDLSARQLKREEEQRANQRHYFEIHLQHNYAAPCPASPPPSSSSKRSRGSENSSRFHHSSRSSSSSSSSRYHRSSSSSSSSGGGGVNHHHGSSRVSAETEDEEERRRTHNVMERQRRNELKNCFVHLRDNVPELSHNDKASKVVILKKARDCIYDLEDEGHRLQAKRDRLHARQEELNARLDQLRS; this is encoded by the exons ATGTTGCAAAGCTTCTCCCAGTCGCAGGACTGGCTCTACACGGAGCCGCTGCTGTTCGACGACGAGTTCTGCCAGAGCCTGATGAAGGACCTCCAGTCGCTGCCGACGCCCCCCCAGTCCCCGCCGATGAAGACCGGGCTGGCCGGTGGCAAGCCCCTCTCCAAGGAGGACCAGCTGAGCTACGTCTCCGACATCCTGCTGGAGGACCACGACATGCAGCTCAACTGGAACTGCGACTTCTTCCACTCGGCCGCCGCAGCCGCCAGCGCCGGCGGCGAGAAGGAGGGCGAGCCCGGCCTGCGCTGCTCGCCGCTGGAGAGCGACGAGGACTGCCTGTGGCAGTGCCTGGCGGGGGACAAGAACCTGGAGGAGAAGCTGGTGTCCACCATGCTGGGCTCCAGCCCGCTGCTCTCCGACATCAACACCAGCATCTTCGAGGAGATCGCCGGCTCCACGCTCGACTGCCAGAACCTGATGGAAGCCCAGGAGGCCAGCGAGGCCACGTCGGACTACGGGTCCACCGGCGGCGAGCTGTCCACCTACTCATCCAGCGACTCCG aggAGGAGATCGACGTGGTCACCGTGGTGCGCTGTTCCTCCAGCCCCTCCCCCCGGCCCTCCCTGTCCGACCTGTCCGCCCGCCAGCTGAagcgggaggaggagcagcgcgCTAACCAGCGCCACTACTTCGAGATCCACCTGCAGCACAACTACGCGGCGCCGTGTCCCGCCTCGCCGCCGCCCTCCTCGTCCAGCAAGCGCTCGCGAGGGAGCGAAAACTCGTCGCGCTTCCACCACTCCTCTCGCAGCTCGTCTTCGTCGTCCTCGTCGCGGTAccaccgcagcagcagcagcagcagtagtagcggcggcggcggcgtcaaCCATCACCACGGCTCGTCCCGCGTCTCCGCGGAGacggaagacgaggaggagcgGCGGCGGACGCACAACGTCATGGAGCGGCAGCGGCGCAACGAGCTGAAGAACTGCTTCGTGCACCTGCGCGACAACGTGCCGGAGCTGTCGCACAACGACAAGGCGTCCAAGGTGGTGATCCTGAAGAAGGCGCGGGACTGCATCTACGACCTGGAGGACGAGGGCCACCGGCTGCAGGCCAAGCGGGACCGGCTGCACGCCAGGCAGGAAGAGCTCAACGCCAGACTGGACCAGCTGCGCAGCTAG